In Stigmatopora nigra isolate UIUO_SnigA chromosome 2, RoL_Snig_1.1, whole genome shotgun sequence, a single window of DNA contains:
- the LOC144212972 gene encoding uncharacterized protein LOC144212972, translated as MDVSSSPQYQIQAQCADAPCGSCPPGSTPQTSALWPNQTPGSAFPMWPTQNSQQIQPSQQVQPFQQAPQQALPCWTGQPNTPCWLGTQPLPVSGPSPLPVPPQALTPSPIQTTNMVPASTPGQGVAPAPGQICHPCWPSQYQPPQAIQPPQAIQPPQAIQPPQAIQPPQPPVQPQAPIQAPILAPVPATVPAHAQSSGQRPSWPGWMAHPGWPYNPGQPGWPGQNPALVPQQWLPPTSGPLSVPYNLNLARGVYDKMMMSILGQVKPDAKMFTVNFLRGNDIAFHINPRFSEGGKQVLVRNHKVGERWGSEERDLKGPFPFALGSPFEMKILCTQDSFRVAVNNIPMFEFRHRVRELNQINRINILHDVVLTYVNVETLP; from the exons ATGGATGTAAGTAGCTCCCCGCAGTATCAGATACAAGCCCAG TGTGCTGACGCTCCGTGTGGCAGTTGCCCGCCCGGTTCTACCCCACAGACTAGCGCCCTCTGGCCCAACCAGACACCCGGGAGCGCCTTTCCTATGTGGCCCACTCAGAACAGCCAGCAGATCCAGCCTAGCCAGCAGGTCCAGCCCTTCCAGCAG GCCCCACAGCAAGCTCTGCCATGCTGGACCGGGCAGCCCAACACTCCTTGCTGGTTAGGGACTCAACCATTGCCAGTTTCTGGACCCAGCCCTCTTCCAGTCCCTCCTCAGGCTCTAACACCCTCCCCTATCCAGACCACAAACATGGTCCCCGCTTCCACACCGGGCCAAGGTGTAGCTCCAGCACCTGGTCAAATCTGCCACCCTTGTTGGCCGAGTCAGTACCAGCCTCCCCAAGCCATCCAGCCTCCCCAAGCCATCCAGCCTCCCCAAGCCATCCAGCCTCCCCAAGCCATCCAGCCTCCCCAGCCACCGGTCCAGCCTCAAGCACCCATTCAGGCGCCCATTTTGGCACCGGTCCCCGCTACCGTCCCTGCTCACGCTCAGTCTTCGGGCCAGCGTCCGTCTTGGCCGGGATGGATGGCCCATCCCGGTTGGCCTTACAACCCCGGACAGCCAGGATGGCCTGGGCAGAATCCGGCTCTGGTGCCGCAACAGTGGCTGCCGCCAACATCGGGGCCGCTT AGTGTTCCTTACAACCTCAACTTGGCCCGAGGCGTGTATGACAAAATGATGATGAGTATCCTGGGGCAGGTTAAACCAGATGCCAAAAT GTTCACTGTTAACTTCCTCCGGGGCAATGACATCGCCTTCCACATCAACCCTCGCTTCAGCGAGGGGGGCAAGCAGGTTTTGGTTCGCAACCACAAAGTGGGCGAACGTTGGGGTTCCGAGGAGAGGGACCTAAAGGGACCCTTCCCCTTCGCCCTGGGGAGCCCCTTTGAG ATGAAGATACTGTGCACGCAGGATTCGTTCCGCGTGGCGGTCAATAACATTCCCATGTTCGAGTTCCGCCACCGCGTCCGCGAGCTCAACCAAATCAATAGAATCAACATCCTGCATGACGTGGTCCTGACTTACGTCAACGTGGAGACGCTGCCGTAA